The following coding sequences are from one Pseudopipra pipra isolate bDixPip1 chromosome 16, bDixPip1.hap1, whole genome shotgun sequence window:
- the MPG gene encoding DNA-3-methyladenine glycosylase — MPRKRKLLAQLSALQSNSSFPQINALENLNTTPGGDCSPKSSKYFVTEKRNSSRLEADFFNQPCVSLAKSLLGQILVRKLPDGRELWGRIVETEAYLGGEDEASHSKGGRQTQRNAAMFMKPGTLYVYQIYGIYFCVNVSSQGEGAAVLLRSLEPLQGLDAMRELRRTSRKAPSKLLKDWQLCNGPSRLCQALGIDKAFDQRDLTQDTDIWMVPGQDLPGEQDVVTTTRIGIGNRGEWAQKPLRFYLRGNKFVSVVDKKTEREMAARGHLSCS, encoded by the exons atgccaagaaaaagaaagctgttGGCTCAGTTAAGTGCTCTTCAAAGCAACTCCAGCTTCCCTCAGATCAATGCCCTGGAGAACCTGAACACTACACCTGGTGGAGATTGTTCTCCAAAAAGCAGCAAATACTTTgtgacagagaaaagaaattcttcccgGCTGGAAGCAGATTTTTTCAACCAGCCCTGTGTTAGTCTGGCCAAGTCCTTGCTGGGACAG ATTTTAGTTCGCAAACTTCCTGATGGCAGAGAGCTCTGGGGCAGGATTGTTGAAACAGAAGCTTATCTGGGTGGGGAAGATGAAGCTTCCCACTCGAAAGGTGGGAGGCAAACTCAGCGGAACGCGGCCATGTTCATGAAACCAGGAACTCTGTACGTGTACCAGATCTACGGCATCTACTTCTGTGTCAATGTGTCCAGCCAAG gggaaggggctgcagtgctgctgcgCTCCCTGGAGCCTCTCCAGGGCCTGGATGCCATGAGGGAGCTGCGCAGGACCTCCAGGAAAGCCCCCAGCAAGCTGCTCAAGGACTGGCAGCTCTGCAACGGGccctccaggctctgccaggcCTTGGGCATCGACAAGGCTTTTGACCAGAGGGACCTGACTCAGGACACTGACATCTGGATGGTGCCTGGACAGGACCTGCCCGGGGAGCAGGACGTGGTGACCACCACGAGGATTGGCATTGGCAACAGGGGGGAGTGGGCACAGAAACCACTCAGGTTTTATTTACGAGGGAACAAATTCGTGAGTGTTGTAGACAAGAAAACGGAGAGAGAGATGGCAGCAAGGGGACACTTGTCTTGCAGCTGA